A window of the Melospiza melodia melodia isolate bMelMel2 chromosome 25, bMelMel2.pri, whole genome shotgun sequence genome harbors these coding sequences:
- the PSMB4 gene encoding LOW QUALITY PROTEIN: proteasome subunit beta type-4 (The sequence of the model RefSeq protein was modified relative to this genomic sequence to represent the inferred CDS: inserted 2 bases in 2 codons): MTSPPGATSALSRASTSVSGVTGASSGVTSALPGPVCRCVPPPLTARSRRSHRNLLPSLRPRPSPLISRRNHKPRPTGAAPYDKPRPSPHRCCVTWWCRHLQEGTGRCFRHVQDGSPPPFWAGGPAPGQTYIPRALGHTDIAPRGTGXRPAALPAGRTLSPMVTGTSVLGLKFSGGVMLAADTVGSFGSLARFRGISRLLKVNDSTVLGASGDLADFQHLRQLLEQMVIDEELLGDGHSYSPRALHSWLTRVLYNRRSKINPLWNTVLIAGVYGGESFLGYVDMLGVAYEAPSLATGFGAYLAQPLLRAELERDRDRLPTREEARELLERCLKVLYYRDARSFNRYEVATVTEKGVELEGPXTLEANWDIAHVVRGFE; the protein is encoded by the exons GTCCCCTCCCGGTGCCACCAGTGCCCTCTCCCGTGCCTCCACGAGCGTCTCCGGTGTCACCGGCGCCTCCTCCGGTGTCACCAGCGCCCTGCCCG gccccGTTTGCCGGTGTGTCCCCCCCCCACTCACCGCCCGCTCCCGCCGCAGCCACCGCAACCTGTTACCTTCGCTCAGGCCCCGCCCATCGCCACTGATTAGCCGGCGCAACCACAAACCCCGCCCAACGGGCGCGGCCCCGTACGACAAGCCCCGCCCATCACCGCACCGGTGCTGCGTCACGTGGTGGTGCCGCCATCTTCAGGAGGGAACCGGCCGGTGTTTTCGCCACGTTCAAGATGGCT cgccgccgccgtTCTGGGCCGGGGGCCCGGCCCCGGGACAAACGTACATCCCCCGGGCTCTGGGACACACCGACATCGCTCCCcggggcaccg accggcccgCCGCGCTGCCCGCCGGCCGCACGCT GAGCCCGATGGTGACCGGGACGTCGGTGCTGGGGCTGAAGTTCTCCGGGGGGGTGATGCTGGCCGCAGACACGGTGGGATCCTTTGGATCCCTGGCACGGTTCCGGGGCATCTCCCGGCTCCTCAAGGTCAACGACTCCACCGTGCTCGGAGCCTCCGGGGACCTGGCAGATTTCCAGCACCTgcggcagctcctggagcagatGGT GATCGAcgaggagctgctgggggacgGGCACAGCTACAGCCCGCGGGCGCTGCACTCGTGGCTGACGCGGGTCCTGTACAACCGGCGCTCCAAGATCAACCCACTCTGGAACACCGTGCTCATCGCCGGCGTCTACGGCGGGGAGAG TTTCCTGGGATATGTGGACATGCTGGGCGTGGCCTACGAGGCGCCGTCGTTGGCCACGGGATTCGGGGCTTACCTGGCCCAG CCGCTGCTGCGGGCGGAGCTGGAGCGGGACCGGGACCGGCTCCCGACgcgggaggaggcgcgggagctgctGGAGCGCTGCCTGAAGGTGCTCTACTACAGAGACGCTCGCTCCTTCAACAGG TACGAGGTCGCCACAGTGACGGAGAAGGGCGTGGAGCTGGAGGGAC TGACCCTGGAGGCCAACTGGGACATCGCCCACGTGGTCAG AGGTTTCGAGTGA